In the Pongo abelii isolate AG06213 chromosome 2, NHGRI_mPonAbe1-v2.0_pri, whole genome shotgun sequence genome, GCTGATCTCaatgcctctctctcttttttctaatCACCAGAGGTATGCCATTTAAATATCCATTAAAGAAAAACCTTCAACACTGTAAAATGCCATGAGCTGGCCTTCTATGAACACTTACTAGGCATATTTATTACACATTACTTCCATTTAATCCACACAGCAAGCCATGTTATGGATGAGAAGACTGAGCCTTAGCTATAATCCCTCTCTGTTTGTCTAggatcacacaactagtaagtgaaGGAGTCAAGATTTTACCTGAAAGCTGTTGATGTTAAGGCCCATGCTTTGAGTCACCGTGAGTAATAACAGGCCAATTATAATCATAATAAGAGTCAGGTGGGCTATTTCAGGCACACTTGGGTCCTGGTCTGGGCCGGGCATGTGGGCAGAGGGGGTGGACCTAGACCCTGCAGGCCTGTGCCTTCTGCTCTCAAATAACGCAGGTTCTTGGGAATGAACAACactttagttttaaatttaaacatttcatttttattaatattgctTTAAATATGGACATCAAACTATAGATCATTGGCTCAAATCACTTTGATATGGACAGTTACATAAATCAATCATGACTGTGATATTTAAAGTGCAGTTCCCCAGTCACTCTTATTACACCACTTACTCATATCTGCAGTTGTTCTATTTGTTTATCTGCCTGCCTCCTGTCTGTTTCCCCTTCCCACTGCCTGCCCCCAACTAGCATGCAGGCCCCTTGAAGGCAGGCAGTCAATCTGTTTGTTCACCACTTCATCTTCATGGCCTGGACTGCTTGTGCATGGCAGGTGCTCATTCAGTATCACTACCGACTACTTTGTCAGGTTCAGTGCAGACGAGGCTTTGGAAAAGACAATGCTTGAGCTCTGACAAATCCTCAAAGGAATTCTGTGTCACACACACCACAGCAGCCACTGGGCAGTGGACAATGCGTTTCCTCAGAGCTGAGGGTTTACCAAACCACTTTCACCCTCAGAAACAGGGAAAAGCCCTTCATATGTCTGCTATGCTTTTACtttaagagaaaggaaacaaatttcCTTATTGTGGGAAGGTCTTTTTATTCATGAAGTACACACAGAATTAGTTGATAgggaaaaaatgttgaattttctcaGTCAGATTTTATTTGTTGGCATCATTCTCATTggtcattttaaaagataattttttaaaatacaaaataaacagacatggagcacttatcacacacacacaccacttctCACACACTATGACAGGTTAGGGCTGCTGTCTGCATGAGGCAGGCCCTTGCTGTCTAGCTCTGTGTCACTCAGGGGTCCTAGTGTATGGCTAGATGTGTGGGCGATCCTTAATTAAATATGTAATTCCTAACTGATTGCTTTTAGCCGTTATATATTTCAGAGGTAATTATTATCTTAAACTTCTAATAAATACAGACATCTCTTTTACTTACAGAATTAGCTATCCTCTCAAATCAAGAGGAGGCTCactatgcatacacatatatttatggcTCATTTAAAGGTTTCCCATCTCCTCAGCATTACAGCTTCATAAGAAAGGACTGGATCACATCCATTTTACTTTGACCTAtatcctttttattttgatagatcATCAATTTGTGTTCCAGGTAAGGAATATTCAGAAATCCCAGAGATTCCCATGTATACTATTAGAAAAAACAAGGAACTGTTCAGCAGTGATTAACGGGGACTGGGACGAACGTGTGTAACACAGCAACAAGACTCACTTATCCcaatatgtaatcaatattttCAACATCAACTGTACCTTCAggaatttaaatgataaaaaagagACTAGTGGCAAACATTCTAAGAACTAATTGGAATTTAAAAACTACTTAAATATACTATTATTAAAAAACcaatatatttataaactatGGACATGTACTAAGTAGGAAAACCATTGAGTAAATAATTAAACATAAGCACGCACCTGCATGTTTTCTCTCAGATCTGTGGCATCCCGTATAGGGGGCTGGGCATTTTTGAATACCTCATCCACAGTTTTAATCCACAATGTTCTCAAAGATGCATATTCCCTggatttcttcccttttctcacaGAAAGGCCCCTTTTATGAggcttccctcctcctcttcggTTAGTAATAGCCACGTGGACAAATAAAGAAGCATGTGCAAGGACCTCTCCAGTTAAGGACTGCAGGGGGACATGGCGGTAGCCCGTCTGTAAACATTCAAAGGGAATTGTGTACTGGCCAATGAATTCATCCCCAATGTAGTCATCATCCAGCACTACAAAGCGCACCATGGCCAGTTCAGGCAGGTTGATTTGAAATTCAAAGCTTTCATCAAAAATGGGAGCATCTCCATTCTGGTGCACTGTTTTTGTCCTTTGTTCTGCACAATCAGCAGGGATTCCATGGATTTCAACATAAACATAAGGATCCACCACGTCACCTTTGGCACCTGATCCTTTGGGCTTGGGAAAGTTCTGCCCACTGATGATTTTAATGTGAAGAAGTTGAGGTGAGACCCCTGGGACAGAGTCTTTTGTATTGGCGCTGAAGAAGGAGACCTCCTCCCTCATGATGGCTGGCCGGAGGACATAGCCACAGTTTCCGTTCTGCCTAAACCAGCCAATATTCAGGTCCATCATCAGTCCTGGTGTCTGAAAGTTCATGGCTACAATTTGGCAACCACATTTCCAAAAATCTTGAGGGTTCATGTTACTGGAATCAATTCTCATTGGACTGGGAAAAACCCTAGCAAGAAAACGTTTGTTGTAATTTACAAAGTCCCCTGGATTTTCATTGGCGTACTTGCTGGCAAGCACTTCATTAAAGGAACAGACTTCCCAGTACTTCTGAACCTGAAATGACACCtgaaattctttgaactgaactgATTTGCAGATGCTGACCAGTTCAGACAGTTCTTTACAAAGCTGAAATCGCTTCACAGGCACATTGTTGGGTTGCTCCACGTTCTCTTTTCCCATCCTCTGAGACATTTCTGCTCCTTCATCTTCATCAGTAACATCTCCTTCTACACCAGAGCAATTTGAGGACAGCTTCTTTGCTTTAATTAGTATTTTACCTTTCAGGACATCTGGGGATGGTAGATAAGATTCCTCAACATTGGGTGATGTTGTATAGAGCTTGTCTCCTAAAAGTTTCTTCATGTGCTGAACCATTACCTTCTGTTGTTTAATGGAACAGTGGTTTTCTAAACACAAGATAAGAGGATACTCTGAAGCAAAGAATGCATACTTGTTAATAATATCAATGACACTGCGGAAAACTATCTGAGAGGTCATGGTGTGGCCTGTGTAAATTACAGGTTCATTGTCCGGCCCATCCCATACATCTAATTCAACACTCCGGCAACCCATTTTAAGAGCTCGAATATATCCTGTGATGTCGGAGGGACCTCGGAACTGATCCTCTATTAAGTATGTATTATGAGATGAGTTTATAAAGTAATGAGACAGAGGTTGCTTCATATCCTGACAGACCTTCTTGTGTTCTGGATCAAATATATAACAGTCAGGTGACATAAGGTAATTAGTAAACCCGTCTATGGAGAGCCAGCCCTTTTCCTGACCCTCTTTGGATGGCTCATATTTGTGAATAATTTCAAGGcttatttcctcatttatatGTGCCACACCCTGTTCTGCCTCAAGAAACATCATAAGGTCCTTGGTATCAAGAAATTCTTTATTGCTTGAAAACTGaactaaaaggaaataaatttcagGTCTAGTACAAAGCTCATGAAAAACCTCAATAAATTCTTCCTTTGTGACCTCGGTACCAGCTTTGTCCTTTGATTTATGCAATTCTTTGAACTTAAGCTCAATTTTGCTCGTTTTTAAACCAGGATTGAGGTTTCTGATACATTGCACAGCATTACACAGAGTTATATGTCCAAGGTTATCTACATCGATTTCACTAAACATTTGTGAAACCCAAGAAGTCCTCATGTTATCTTGGCTACTTTCTAACATATCAAGTGTGTGTTTTCCATAAGAAATTAGGTACCGCAGTCCCGTAACCCAGATGTTTGCAACATCTGCGGAGTTGGCAACCAAATCCAGTGACTCATAATTCTCTCCATATATGACGGAAAACGCACAATCTTCAGATATCTGGTCAGAAATGCCATTGCTGCGGAATATGTCTGTGTTTTTTCCTGTTCTCACTTCCTTGATGGATTTAATGTCAATCTTGgctttctcagaatccttcttagATGGCTCCCACCTTAGGCTCTGCATGTCAGCATCCAGTAAAAAGTACCTATGATAAATCCTAGAGTTGGAGCGAACCTTTTTGAGTTCTGAACCCTCAACCATTGAATTAATACAATCACTTGCACTGCTGATCTTCTTCTCTGTTGGCATGCTGCTGAATGAGACTGTCTTTTTCCGTTCCCTCTTCTGTTTTGTACCATCCTGAGAGAAAAACAAGACCGTATATTAGAATAACATAAATATAGGTTTCTATGTTCAAGATTAGGAATAGaaatttaatttccttgaaaAAAACCATACTAGTAAGATTTCCTATTCTAGGTTCCTGTGATGAATGATACTCATTCATCTCTAAAGCTCAGAATTGGCCTTGGAGTTGACAGCCTAATACCAACAGGTATGAATCATTATTGAATAATTGCAATTCATATTCATCAAGAAGAacaatttcaggccaggcacagaggtTCACACGtataaactcagcactttgggaggctaaggcaggaggactgcttgaggcgaggagtttgagaccaacctgggtaatacagttagatcccatctctacagaaaaaaactttttttggccgggcatggcagctcatgcctgtaatcccagcactttaggaggccaagaaggggcagatcacccgaggtcagaagtttgagaccagcctggccaacatggtaaaaccctgtctctactaaaaatacaaaaattagccgggcacggtggcgggcacctgtaatcccacctactcgggaggctgaggcaggagaatcgcttgaagccatgAGGCaaagggagccgagattgtgtcactgcactccagcctgggcaacagagcgagaatccgtctcaaaaaaaaaaaaaaaattaattagccagatacagtggctcatgcctgtagtcctagctattcagggggctgaaatgggaagattgcttgagcccaggagattgaggctgcaatgagctatgatcttgccacagcactccaatctggacaacagaacaagatcttgtctcaaaaaatagaaagaaagaaacaattttcAGAGcccagagaaaagtgaaaatgcAGGATTCcttgattaaaaattattaagaatttcaaggtgACAGAGCAGCTAAGTGAAGCCCAGGGCTCTTATGAGTCAGTGTGAAGCCTGTGCAACTGTACAGGTCATACACCATGAAACAGGCCCTGTTTCTATGTACACCTCCTACACCAATACTTCTCAAAGGCTTGTCACCAGACCACCTGCCTCAGAATCATCTGGGTTACCTGGCTACAATGCAGATTCCTAGGCCCATGGAACCAGCTCCCTGGGGCTGGTGCCCAGGAATTTACATCAAGGTAGCACTCCATGTGATGGGGGATGTACACTAACGTTTAAAAACCATTTCCTGACTACTTGGGCTAAGACGTCTAGACTATTTCTGGAAACTATTTGCACCAAATGATGAGAAACAGCTAAGTACAAACCAATTAAGTATCTGTTAAATGGGAATTCCAGCAGAAATTCCTCTCTCCAAAGTCTCATACTAGATCAGTCATCAGTATACATCAGATAGACATGTAAGTCTGAGATGAAGGGCTAGATTATAGCTGTTGGAGCTCCTAAAATCATAGAGTTGGATTTATTAAAACCTATTACTATGCCCCAATGCTTAGAACAATGTCACCTTGTACCTTAATATTAATAGATTATTAAAAGGACTAAGTTTAAAACTTCAGGCAGCACTTATTTCTAAAGCAGTTAGCATCACCAATAAGGCACTGTTCAACTTTCCTGCTTAAGGTAACATGTTCTCATCTTAAGGAGCTGACATCcacatctgtgtgtgtatttaagtCCTTCCTTGTATGGAGAcctttattatttgaaaaaggtGCTCAAATTACCTCAAAAGATCTTTCACAATTTTAAACCTAAAAGATGATACTGCCTTTCAGTATGTGCATAAAATCTATGACAAATTTTCAGTATTCATTGTATTCATAAATAAGAAATAGGGATGGGAGTTGGAATTGTATCACTTTCAtgacaaagaaaagaacattGTTGAATATTATCCAAAGGCAATTCTAATTTTCCTGCTCTGGATagaaaatatctatattttaaaaagctattatgCTATACTCTATCTCTGAAATTTAAAACCACTTTTACTTTCTAACTACCTATACTTTCAAAAGCAATTTGCAGAAGGTAATTAAACTTAAACTTTAAATCATATGGGTATCATTTTCCTCAAAGTTTCAAAATGAACCATGGAAGCTTTTGTGATCTGAGTGCCAAGACAAAACATAAAAGCCACAAGGTAGAATATTTCTTTACAATTATATCCTCAGAACAATAAAGtgcaaaatacataaaaactgtGGTAATTTTATCTGTAAGATACATTATATTAAAGCCATTTCAAATCCCTAAAGCATAGATTATATTATATCAATTCGAGTGAGTTAGCATGAAATTAGTTTTGTAATCAGACATGCATAAGGACATGAAACAAAtgtataattttctgtttttcagaatgacgtctttagttttttttttttttttccagtagagacggggtttcaccatgttagccaggatggtctcggtctcctgacctcgtgatctgcctgcctcagcctcccaaagtgctgggattacaggtgtgagccactgcgcccaaccgatgtctttagtttttaaaagacacatttaCCTTTGATAAAGGCAACATACTGACTCAGGGaattttataatctttatatATCGTGTCTCAAAGATGACACTAGTAgaacaattacaaaaatatatggAGGTGGTTTATCCACTGATCCATTAAGAAATATATAGTATTTTCTCAACATTGtaatcttttattctttcatttttacaggCTGATTAATATTCTGTTACACTTTCTAATTTGTTATAAATGATACACTTCAGATAAataggtttcttttttattaagagGGAAAAGGCCTAATAGCAAAGTAAGTTAATaacatacacacatgctcacatacCCATGTATGTGGAACAGGCAGCAGCTTAAACACCATACTGTGGCTTTAAAAACATTGCCATGCTTTTCACAAACCAGCCCAGGCTTTGAATGGAGACTTCTGGTCATCAACTGCAGACACATGAACATGATGACCACCCAAGCAGAGGCAAATATAATGACATCAAGGACACCCCTTAGCAGAGACttcctgtctcttcctctccctccatctGCTGTTGCCTAGAACCGTCTGTCCTCTCCATAGCACACCAAGGCCTGAATCTGCTTCTCCTTCCTCACTAGCAGACAAAGTGATCAGAAAACACCGATAGAGGAGTATGCTTGTTTAGAGACCAATAAGGAAGAGAACAGATGTGAGCTTGCACTCCTTAATGGGTGGACCAGAATCTCTCACTGGGAGCAACAAGTGGATGTGAATACAGGAGAAGCTGGCGAAATGGTCTTCCACAgccagaagaaaaggaaggggaggaCAGAAGCACTTgtgtgggagggaaggagaacTGGTGTTCAATGGCAGGAGATTGAGCCCCAAATTGCCTAATTCCTGGAATCCTTATCCCACTCTTACTCATTTCAACTTGGCTTTCATTGTTCAGCCCGGCAGTGATCAAATACTTGCCTAAGCTAAGTAGCTGGTCAGAAGCAGAGAGCTGGGATCTATTGTTTATGCTGCCTTGTAATGCAAGTTAGTTTAaactaaataatgaaaattatttaacctACATGTGGTATACATATACCTTTTTAACTGGAAGAACATTAAATGCATAATACTCACAAGCATTAACCGTCTAAAACCAGAGGAAAAAATGCAGGTTTCTGCTGAGACACTTGTGcctcaaaatacttttaaaaaatagtataaacTATTTCTGGGAGTTGGCTGTTATATTGTGAAGGAGTACTCATCACCCAAAGCTTCTGAGTGGTGAATACAACAGAAGGGAAACTTGGTGCAATTCTGCTACTCTATTAGCACTTAGTAACCTCAAGAGAAAGAACACACAATGTCTGGACTGGAAGGAAACCAGCTTCCAAAGAACCTACCTCCAGATCAACCCTGAAATTTTGCATTTCTTGACAATCATAAAATTTagaactagaaagaaacaaaggtTCATTTGTACATTAGCCAATGGAATAACAATTTCATACCAGGAATGATTTTAGGTAAAGCAATGAACTAGAAAGAGGCTAGGGAAACATTCTGCACCACAgcaaattcaggaaaaataaaaatgtttatagaactcatttagcattaaaaatataaatagccaTATTGAGTCCTATGGAAAAACATACATCTTTCTAACATAACAGCCTACTTTATTTAATAGAAGGCTGTCACTAAAAATAGGAGGCCACTAAAATTACCATCCTGGGATACTTAAGTAGTGGCAATTTCATAAATGGGCATGGGTAATTTCATAAATTCTCATCCTGAAATGGGATAAGGAATAGGTGAACCTCATTTCTTCTGCTGGCAACAAAGTGTCTGGCACTGATTCAACCAATTTAGCTTGCTCTGGAGAAGAGGAACAAGAAACCGAGTTGTGGAGTTGCAGTCTTGTCTAAGGGCACACAGATAGTTAATGCCCTGCTGGAAGAAAATTACCTCCTGTTTCCTATTCCATTTGAAAGACTTGAAAGACTTTCACTTGAAAGACTCCTGTCTTTCAAGACTCATTTGTTCCCATTTTCTGTTTGATTATTTCTCAAAAAACATCATGAGAAAATGATGTTTCAACATCCAGATTCGATACCCTGGCAAAAGAGTCACCAAGTCTAAGCAGTCATTCTGGTGTGGGGCTAGGGTGTGGGCATGGGGTGGCTCAGAATGGGGAGAGGGTGTAGTATGAAAACAAAGCAGCCGTTTATCTCTCTGGTTTGCTTGAATCAAGTTATTTAATCTGAAATACAAATAACATTAAAGAAAGGTAGGGGATCATCATGTTTATCAAGGGGGATTTAGAATTAGAAAGTTGAGAAACTGGGGGTTAGAAAAATTTCTCTtttacaaaacaatacaaaactaaacaaaaaaacccaagaaagAACTTGAAGTCCATTAAACGAGCACAGCAAGGCCTGACCTTTCTTCAGCTCAATAACAATAACTCTGAATTGAAAGAATAAGTCATGCCAGGCACATAAGGGCTATCTTGCAAAGTTTTTCACACATCTTTAAAACTTTGATGTGCTCTCCAagatgagaaaaaagaagaaaagggggaaTTTGGAGCAAGACAGTCACTCTGAaggtcattttataaaataaaatgaaataaaaagaataaaataacataaaggaAAGCTAGGTACAGTTAAATGCTGCTTCTTGCTCATGTGGAAAGGCCCTTtactgcaagtaacagaaactcCTTGGCCTGTGGATGCCTGTCCTCCATGGGTGCTCCTCTTCTGTCATGCCCTCTACTGTATTCTGTATTCCAAAAGCTCACCCCTGCCCTAGCTTGGCAGAGTCTATGAGGGCTCAGATCTGCTAATGGCTTAGGAGCCTATGGGTGACTTAAAAAGTCATGAAGTGGGGGCAAGTAAAGTTCAGATGGTGCTTTACAATACAGAAAGCCAAAATAGAATATCACTTCTACCCTAACAAGAAAAAACCCAATAATCTACAAAATCATAACTGTTCTTGTATCCATCAGAGAGCCACGGTCACACAGAAACCAAGGGAACTGAATTTCAAAGAGTGACACGCCCCTCCAAGGAGAAATAGGACACAAGAAACTGTTCTGGGTTTGGTAGAGCGTGGGAAGAAGATGTGGCCACCATGGAAGCAGGTAAGAGGAAATCACATAAAATTTTAAGGAATTCTTAAAAGCCAAGTGTGGCCCACTATATCCATCTAGGGTAACCGGGAGTGCCAGACACAGGAAGAGTTTGCACTCATTTGTAAATCTTCTCCATAGGTGCTCCTGAGAAAAACTGGGCGTAAAGGCCACTGGGAAAAGGGTAGAAGCAGAACCCATCCACCTCTGGAACCAGGCAAAGATCCATTGCCCCAGGGGGTAGCAGAACCTCTTGTAATCAGGAGCCTGCACCAACAAAAGCACAGCTCTGCTATGACCAGGAGAGTGGCAGAAAACTATCACCTGCCCAAATTCAAAACAGATACAGGCAGAGTTTGGCTGCCACAGGGAGCAGGGCAGGTTAGGACAGGTGAGAAGCCCCATTCCTGAGGCCCAGGTGCATAGGGCTGCCTAAGACTGAAACTGGATCAGCAGGACCAAAAATTCTCCCTGACCCCACCAGAAGCCTAGCACCAAAATGGAAGCAGTCTACCATTACAGGAGGGACAAGAACATGGGAAGAGACCCCTTTCTGACACAGGCATTCACAGCTGAGAGCTGAGGGCAGAGCAGGAACTCTGAGTAAACCCTCTAGTATGCTACCTGCCTCCTTCACACAAAACACGAGGTGATGGTGGCCCACCAGTGGAGAAATTTGAAGCCAGTGGTACATTGAAGGTAACAATGGCAACACAAATCCCAAACCTGGCTCAATTATTGACTCAATCTTCCCAACACTAATGACCTGGAAGAAGAGACATGCCCATTTCTGAGCACATCATTTACTTCAGTCTCTATTAACCATGATTTTCGTATCCAATAAAAATTGCAGGTcataccaaaaaagtaaaaagaaaaacaaaacaaacaaaaacaacaacaaaaaaacatggtCAAGAGATAAAGCAatcaacagagccagactctagaAGTGACTCAGAAGATGCTGAAACTATTAAATGGGAAGATTAgaacaactatgattaatatgttaaaagaTCTAGTGGAAAAAGTGGACAATATGCATGATCAGATGGTATATTTCCACAGAAAGATGGGAATTATAAAATATGGTCCAAAGGAAATACtgttaaaaaaaaccccacatcaGAGATGATGAATTCCTTGATAGGGTAATAAGCAGACTAAATACAGTCAAGAAAAGAATCTGTAAACTTGCAGATAGgtcaataaaaattatccaaatgAAAATACAAGGAAATGGaagagtatatacatatatttttttagaaaaacaaaacagagcatcTAAGAGCTGTTGTCTAACCTATGTGAAAACAAAGTCTCTGTAGGAAAAATACGAGAGATAATAGGgcaacaaaatatttgaagagataatgtcCTAGAATTTTCCAAGTTAAGCAGCTCAAGAATAAGAAGCTCAAGCAggatcaaacacacacacacacacacacacacacacacacacacctggataTATCATAGTTACACTGCTGAAAACCAATTAAAGAGAAAAGCTTTGAGGcagccaaagaaaaaagaaagtcacatATAGAAAAACACCAATAAGAATTCTAGTTCACATGatagggaaaaattgaaagtctttcctctaagatctggaagaagacaaggatgtccattttttaccacttttattcaatatagtatttgtagtcctagccagagtaactaggcaacagaaagagagaaaggggatccaaattggaaagaaataagtCAAACTGTCCTTGtctgtagatgacatgatcttatatttaaaaaaatctgaagactCCATCAacaaactcttagaactgataaacaaattcagcaaagttgcaagatacaaaattagtATCTTTACTAATTAGCATCATTACTATatgtcaacaatgaaatcaaaattAGTATCGTTACTATATGCCAATAGTGAAATCAAGAAAGCGATCACATTTATGatagctataaaaataaacaggaataaatgtaaccaaagaagtgaaatatctctataatgaaaatgaTAGAGCACTAATGAAACTGAAGATACACCAAAACAATGGAAAGCCATCCCATGTTCATGCATTacaagaattaatattgttaagatgtccatactacccaaaatgaTCTATCGAtttaatgcaatccttatcaatgACATTCTgcacagaagtaaaaaaaaatcctaaaaatcatatggaaccccaaaagaccccaaatagccaaagcaatactgagtaaaaagaacaaagctggaggcagcatcatactacctgacttcaaaatatactacaaagctatagtaaccaaaacagcatggtacgggcaccaaaacagacacatagaccaatggaacagaatagagaacccagaaataaatcaatgcatttacagccaactcattttcaacaaaggcaccaagaacatacattaaggaaaggacagtctcttcaataaacagtgctgggaaaaccagatatccatatgcaaa is a window encoding:
- the PLCL2 gene encoding inactive phospholipase C-like protein 2 isoform X6: MGCAGRIRFAVAAFYGWLTNSDEAPTCCGKSGKSAKDGTKQKRERKKTVSFSSMPTEKKISSASDCINSMVEGSELKKVRSNSRIYHRYFLLDADMQSLRWEPSKKDSEKAKIDIKSIKEVRTGKNTDIFRSNGISDQISEDCAFSVIYGENYESLDLVANSADVANIWVTGLRYLISYGKHTLDMLESSQDNMRTSWVSQMFSEIDVDNLGHITLCNAVQCIRNLNPGLKTSKIELKFKELHKSKDKAGTEVTKEEFIEVFHELCTRPEIYFLLVQFSSNKEFLDTKDLMMFLEAEQGVAHINEEISLEIIHKYEPSKEGQEKGWLSIDGFTNYLMSPDCYIFDPEHKKVCQDMKQPLSHYFINSSHNTYLIEDQFRGPSDITGYIRALKMGCRSVELDVWDGPDNEPVIYTGHTMTSQIVFRSVIDIINKYAFFASEYPLILCLENHCSIKQQKVMVQHMKKLLGDKLYTTSPNVEESYLPSPDVLKGKILIKAKKLSSNCSGVEGDVTDEDEGAEMSQRMGKENVEQPNNVPVKRFQLCKELSELVSICKSVQFKEFQVSFQVQKYWEVCSFNEVLASKYANENPGDFVNYNKRFLARVFPSPMRIDSSNMNPQDFWKCGCQIVAMNFQTPGLMMDLNIGWFRQNGNCGYVLRPAIMREEVSFFSANTKDSVPGVSPQLLHIKIISGQNFPKPKGSGAKGDVVDPYVYVEIHGIPADCAEQRTKTVHQNGDAPIFDESFEFQINLPELAMVRFVVLDDDYIGDEFIGQYTIPFECLQTGYRHVPLQSLTGEVLAHASLFVHVAITNRRGGGKPHKRGLSVRKGKKSREYASLRTLWIKTVDEVFKNAQPPIRDATDLRENMQNAVVSFKELCGLSSVANLMQCMLAVSPRFLGPDNTPLVVLNLSEQYPTMELQGIVPEVLKKIVTTYDMMIQSLKALIENADAVYEKIVHCQKAAMEFHEHLHSIGTKEGLKERKLQKAVESFTWNITILKGQADLLKYAKNETLENLKQIHFAAVSCGLNKPGTENADVQKPRRSLEVIPEKANDETGE
- the PLCL2 gene encoding inactive phospholipase C-like protein 2 isoform X2, which codes for MAECGRGGAAGGALPTSPGPALGAKGALKAGVGEGGGGGGRLGHGRGRYDSGGVSNGDCSLGVSGDEARASPTRGPRGVALAPTPSAVVCTLPRESKPGGLPRRSSIIKDGTKQKRERKKTVSFSSMPTEKKISSASDCINSMVEGSELKKVRSNSRIYHRYFLLDADMQSLRWEPSKKDSEKAKIDIKSIKEVRTGKNTDIFRSNGISDQISEDCAFSVIYGENYESLDLVANSADVANIWVTGLRYLISYGKHTLDMLESSQDNMRTSWVSQMFSEIDVDNLGHITLCNAVQCIRNLNPGLKTSKIELKFKELHKSKDKAGTEVTKEEFIEVFHELCTRPEIYFLLVQFSSNKEFLDTKDLMMFLEAEQGVAHINEEISLEIIHKYEPSKEGQEKGWLSIDGFTNYLMSPDCYIFDPEHKKVCQDMKQPLSHYFINSSHNTYLIEDQFRGPSDITGYIRALKMGCRSVELDVWDGPDNEPVIYTGHTMTSQIVFRSVIDIINKYAFFASEYPLILCLENHCSIKQQKVMVQHMKKLLGDKLYTTSPNVEESYLPSPDVLKGKILIKAKKLSSNCSGVEGDVTDEDEGAEMSQRMGKENVEQPNNVPVKRFQLCKELSELVSICKSVQFKEFQVSFQVQKYWEVCSFNEVLASKYANENPGDFVNYNKRFLARVFPSPMRIDSSNMNPQDFWKCGCQIVAMNFQTPGLMMDLNIGWFRQNGNCGYVLRPAIMREEVSFFSANTKDSVPGVSPQLLHIKIISGQNFPKPKGSGAKGDVVDPYVYVEIHGIPADCAEQRTKTVHQNGDAPIFDESFEFQINLPELAMVRFVVLDDDYIGDEFIGQYTIPFECLQTGYRHVPLQSLTGEVLAHASLFVHVAITNRRGGGKPHKRGLSVRKGKKSREYASLRTLWIKTVDEVFKNAQPPIRDATDLRENMQNAVVSFKELCGLSSVANLMQCMLAVSPRFLGPDNTPLVVLNLSEQYPTMELQGIVPEVLKKIVTTYDMMIQSLKALIENADAVYEKIVHCQKAAMEFHEHLHSIGTKEGLKERKLQKAVESFTWNITILKQCCKTFSCTTILVNTWNCQFCHSSKWMGVEHLCVYVSFKKYLTDSNVVFFMFLLLGVC
- the PLCL2 gene encoding inactive phospholipase C-like protein 2 isoform X5: MAECGRGGAAGGALPTSPGPALGAKGALKAGVGEGGGGGGRLGHGRGRYDSGGVSNGDCSLGVSGDEARASPTRGPRGVALAPTPSAVVCTLPRESKPGGLPRRSSIIKDGTKQKRERKKTVSFSSMPTEKKISSASDCINSMVEGSELKKVRSNSRIYHRYFLLDADMQSLRWEPSKKDSEKAKIDIKSIKEVRTGKNTDIFRSNGISDQISEDCAFSVIYGENYESLDLVANSADVANIWVTGLRYLISYGKHTLDMLESSQDNMRTSWVSQMFSEIDVDNLGHITLCNAVQCIRNLNPGLKTSKIELKFKELHKSKDKAGTEVTKEEFIEVFHELCTRPEIYFLLVQFSSNKEFLDTKDLMMFLEAEQGVAHINEEISLEIIHKYEPSKEGQEKGWLSIDGFTNYLMSPDCYIFDPEHKKVCQDMKQPLSHYFINSSHNTYLIEDQFRGPSDITGYIRALKMGCRSVELDVWDGPDNEPVIYTGHTMTSQIVFRSVIDIINKYAFFASEYPLILCLENHCSIKQQKVMVQHMKKLLGDKLYTTSPNVEESYLPSPDVLKGKILIKAKKLSSNCSGVEGDVTDEDEGAEMSQRMGKENVEQPNNVPVKRFQLCKELSELVSICKSVQFKEFQVSFQVQKYWEVCSFNEVLASKYANENPGDFVNYNKRFLARVFPSPMRIDSSNMNPQDFWKCGCQIVAMNFQTPGLMMDLNIGWFRQNGNCGYVLRPAIMREEVSFFSANTKDSVPGVSPQLLHIKIISGQNFPKPKGSGAKGDVVDPYVYVEIHGIPADCAEQRTKTVHQNGDAPIFDESFEFQINLPELAMVRFVVLDDDYIGDEFIGQYTIPFECLQTGYRHVPLQSLTGEVLAHASLFVHVAITNRRGGGKPHKRGLSVRKGKKSREYASLRTLWIKTVDEVFKNAQPPIRDATDLRENMQNAVVSFKELCGLSSVANLMQCMLAVSPRFLGPDNTPLVVLNLSEQYPTMELQGIVPEVLKKIVTTYDMMIQSLKALIENADAVYEKIVHCQKAAMEFHEHLHSIGTKEGLKERKLQKAVESFTWNITILK